A window of Chryseobacterium shandongense genomic DNA:
TAGGATTCGGTTTATATGGGTCTACCTTTATCGTTCCGTTGTATACGCAGAGTATTTTGGGCTGGACGGCACTTCAGTCGGGAGCGTTAATGATTCCTGCAGCACTTACCACGGCTTTCATGATGCCGATCATCGGAAGGTTATTATCGAAGGGTGCAAAACAGCAGATTTTAGTCTCTTTGGGATTATTCATCTTCTTTATCTACAGTTTCTGGGGATACAAAATATTAACACCGGATACCAGCAAAGATGCCTTCTTCTGGATGCTGATTGTAAGAGGAGCGGGTCTGGGATTATTATTTATCCCGATCACATCGCTCTCATTAAGTACACTGAAAGGCCAGGAAATCGGACAGGGGGCAGCATTCACAGGGATGATGAGACAGCTCGGAGGATCTTTCGGGATTGCAGCGATCACGACTTTCATTGCCAATGCCGGCCAGAAATACAGACTGAACCTGATTTCGCATCTTGATGAAAATGATTTTGCCGTTCAGCAACGACTCCAGGCTTTAAAAGGAAGTTTTATGGCAAAAGGAATGACGCCTGATGCCGCCATGAATGCCGCCTACAAAATGCTTGATCTTTCGGTAACAAAACAGGCTACGGTGCTCTCTTATATGGATGTATTCCTTTATCTGGGTGTGATTTTCCTCATCTGTATTCCGTTTATTCTCTTTATTAAAGAAAGAAAAAGCAAAGAGAAGATTGATCTGAGTGAAGCGATGCATTAATATAAAACACAAACCTCCAATTCGGAGGTTTTTTTATGGATGATGGTGTAATAGTATTATTAAAAAGAAATTAAACGTGTAAAAATTTTCTCCTGACATACGGTTGTCATCATTCCCGCTTATATTTGTAATATAAAACAAAAGATTAAATTTCGTTAAAATTCTATGAGTTACTGTTCAGCAATAGAAAGGATGAGCCCCGAAGACCGAAAGGCACTCCATAAAAATTACCACGACAACCATTACGGTTTCCCAATTCACGATGACAATGAATTGTTCGGAAGATTGGTGATGGAGATCAACCAGGCTGGGCTTAGCTGGGAAACGATCTTGAAAAAGGAAGAAGGCTTCAGAAAGGCGTATGACAATTTTGATATTCAAAAAGTTGCGGCATATACGGAAGCGGATCGAGAAAGGCTGTTAAACGATCCCGGAATAATCAGAAATAAATTAAAGGTAAATGCAGCCATAGAAAATGCAAAAACCATTGTTGAACTGCAAAACGAATTTGGCTCATTTGAAAAGTGGCTGGAATACCATCACCCGAAAACCCTGCCGGAATGGATGAAGCTTTTCAAGAAAACTTTCAAATTTACAGGCGGTGAAATTGTGAATGAATTCCTGATGAGTATCGGGTATTTAAAAGGAGCACATTCTGAAGATTGCAGCATTTATAAGGATGTACTGAAGAAAAAACCTTTGTGGTTAAAGGGCGGACTTTAAAGGTAATTCAGCAATTTGTGCGGTTTTCATACTGAGGTAGATGTCTATAATCGAATAATATTAATAATTTAATTTTTTTAAAACCAAACCAATTGTCACAAGAAATATACCTAAGATTAAAACATGAATATTAAAAACAAAACAAATTTCTGCCAATCTTACCAGATAGTCGGGAAATTTCCCCCGAGCAGTAAACATGGAGATGCCTACAATAAGCATTAGTAGGAATAATGGAAACATACAGCAACCGATAATTAATAAATACTTTGAAATCTTTTTGTTCTTCATATTATATTTAAGGCATTTATTTTTCCATCTGACTTTTCAGCCGTTCAGTGATCATTGTGATAATTCTTTTGTTAAAAATATTCTTGTCCGGAATATAGGTTTTCATCTCTTCAGCAGTCAACATTCCTACAGTCATTCCGATGAATATGTTTCTCAATGCATGATCCTTCCGGAGACTCTGATCAATGAAACTCAGTTTTTTTTCTGTCGTTAAAGAATTAAAATCTGATATTTTGGATACTGCATAATTCTGAAACAGCATATGATAAATTTCGTTCTGTAATTTCAGGATCGGGCGGAGCGTCTTGCTCTGAAATGCTTGCGTATCGCTTGTATCGCCTGATACAGGAATCGATAGTTGTTCTCTGAGGTCTGTTTTGTCTGGCATTTTTTTATTTTTAATATTTAACCCACCGTTTTCGTATCCTCTTCCTTCAGAATCTTTTTCTCCTTCATAGAAAGCATCATGCGTTCACATTTATATTGGTCCCATTCAAAATTATTAAGAAAATCGAGGGCAGCCTGAAAACCGCGGTTGAAAAGTTCTTCTTTTTCGTCCCTTTTCATGAAGAAGTTTAGCCAGCTGCTGCTTCCGCAATTTACGGTCTGGATGCTGAACAGATGATAAAACGTATGTTTAGTAAGAAAAGTTTTATCGTTAAATCCTTTTAAGGTGCTGATAATGTTTCCTGCATAGGAAAGGGGAGATTTGAGAACCTGTGAAGCCGTTTTTCCCTTTTCTGAAAGGAGATCAGAATCACTGGTAAGCTGTACCCCGAACAAAGGCATTCTCGGATAAAAAATATCGGTGGCATGGAAAAGGTCAATCGGAAAATTAGAAATGCTGCCGCCATCAATAAAAACTCCTGCGGGATTAATATTTTCGGGAAGCGTATTCATCCAGAATTTCCAGGCATATTTCACAGAATCATCATTTTTATTAATTGCTTTCTGCATCGGCTCAAAAAAGAACGGTACCGACATCGAAGCACGTACAAACTCAGCCGGACTGATGTGCTTCAGTTCCTCTTCAGACCAGTACAGATTGGCCATGGTCGGAAGTTCGACTTTTATTTTAGCATTAATGTCGGTAGTAATTACGATATATTCCGATTTCAGGAGGTAAAAAGGATCTTTTTTATAATATTCATTGTTTACCGTACTGTCGTAGAATATTTTATACCTGATCTTATCAATATGTTCCAAGTTGTTGATCCGGATCTCCTCAATGCTTTCGAGTGCCTTGTTATAATATTGCATTTCATTTCCGTAACGGTAGTTGAGGTTGAGATCTTTTCCTGTTTTTACAAACTTTTCATTCAGGTTGGCAACTGTTTTAATTCCGAATATATCGAGGGCTTCTTTCATAGTTGCCAGAAAAGTATTTCCAGGATTTAGCCCCGAATTTCTTTTCCTCAGATCAGAATAAAATTTTGCAAAAAATAAAACCCCAACAATCACCAAAAGCATAGGAATCGAGAAGAGAATTTTTGTCTGCCATATTTTTTCTGTCGGATACACAAAAGCCAGCACTCCGAAAAAGAGAAGAATCCCGATGGCGAGGTATGAATTAATTTTAAGAAAATTTTTATTGTTCAGCATGGCATGGATCGTACTCCTTACATACGGTTTTCCGTCCATAAAATCGGCAAAGTTCCAGTTAAAGAGGATATCTTTAATGGTTTCACTTTTTGCATCTTCTTTCGATTTGCAGGCAGCAATGAGTATAGTATTGATGGCTCCGGCACTGGTTCCCGCAACTTTCAGAAAACGGATCCCGAAGATTTCCAGTCCGTACAGATAACCTACCAGAGCACTTCCCCAGACACCGCCGCCTTCCTGTACAAATTCTACATATTGATTTCCTTCTGCATCTAAAAGATCTGAAAATTCTTTTGCCGAAATGCGGTCATGCATTGCAGCCAGCTTTTCTTTAGATTCTCTTGAAAGAACATTTTCTTCCAGTATTTTTTTCAGGATTTCCGGTTTCATGGTGATTGTGATTTGGTTGTTTTATGATACGTTGCTTTCGTATATAATGTTAAAATTAATAATAATCAGAATATCTTCGTACCGTATTTTCACGATGGCTGAAACCATACATTACCACTGTTTTCTTCTGGCATAGATAAAAGTACAGATCACTACTAGAGCCATCAGTCCGAGTGTGAAAAAATAACCGTACTTGGTGTGGAGTTCCGGCATATTGTCAAAGTTCATTCCGTAAACACCGGCGATAAAAGTAATCGGTAAAAAATAAACGGAATAGATTGCCAGAACTTTCATAACCTGGTTGGCTTTTTGGTCCGATAAAGCAAGAAACATGGAGATAAGGTTGGTAATCTGGATATTCAAATGCTCAAAATCGGCCACTACATCTTTATGTTTGTCTTTTAAATCATAAATCTCCGAATCCTGCAGATTCAAAAGCCTAAACTTGTCGATAGCATCGGTTGAAATGGTAAGCACCCTGGAATTCAGGCCCGATTTTCTTTTCAGTTTATATAATCTTTTAATCTGATTAGTGTGGTTTGTATTTTTAAGAAAAATTTCACTTTCAATATTATCCATGGTTTCAAAAAGACTTACCGATTCATCATCAAAGCTTTTCATGATCAGCAGAGCAATGTTCAGGGCAATATGGTCGGCTGTAACTTCAGAGGTTAGGCTGGAAAGCTGTTTCTTGGTCTCGGAAAGGCTTTTGGTTTTCATCCGGTGGACAGTAATGATCGTTCTTCCCAAAAGGAAAATCCCGATTTTGGTGCTGATGTCGCTTATTGTATTGAGGTTTTTACGTTCCAGTTCCGTACTCTCGCGCAGCAGGAAAAATTTCACATCACCGTCTTCTTCATATTTGGGAAGATGGTTGGGATCCAAGGTATCTTCTAGCAGAAGATTATTAATCTCATATCTTTCATGCAAAAATTTCAGGTCTTCCGCAGACGGAGCTTCGACATCTACCCATTCGCACTGGGAGTCTCTGTAAATGGTCTCAATTGGCATAAAGTAAAAATACTAATATTTTGAAAAACTATGTGTTAAATAAGTTTTATCTTTGTCAAAATTAAAAAACTATATGATTAAAAGTACAATAAAAGGAATCGGATTTCATGTTCCGGATAACATTGTTACGAATGATGATCTAGCACAATTAATGACCACCAATGACGAATGGATTACAGAGAGAACCGGTATAAAAGAAAGAAGACATAGAAAAAACAGAAATGATTCTCAGGAAACCACGGCTTATCTCGGTTTCAAAGCTTCGGAAAAAGCAATTTCTAATGCCGGGCTTACTTCAAAAGATATCGATTATATTATTTTTGCCACCCTTTCTCCGGATTATTATTTTCCGGGTTGTGGAGTTTTGCTGCAGGACATGCTGGGATGTGATACCATCGGCGCACTGGATGTACGAAATCAGTGTTCCGGATTTGTATATGCGATGAGCGTTGCGAATGCTTTTATTAAGGCAGGAAATTATAAAAATATCCTTGTTGTAGGTGCAGAAATTCACTCTTTCGGTCTGGATTTTACCGATGAAGGAAGAGGAGTGTCTGTAATCTTTGGTGATGGAGCAGGAGCGATTGTGCTTTCGGCAACAGAAGATGAAAATGCAGGAGATATTTTAGCCGTCA
This region includes:
- a CDS encoding DNA-3-methyladenine glycosylase I, whose translation is MSYCSAIERMSPEDRKALHKNYHDNHYGFPIHDDNELFGRLVMEINQAGLSWETILKKEEGFRKAYDNFDIQKVAAYTEADRERLLNDPGIIRNKLKVNAAIENAKTIVELQNEFGSFEKWLEYHHPKTLPEWMKLFKKTFKFTGGEIVNEFLMSIGYLKGAHSEDCSIYKDVLKKKPLWLKGGL
- a CDS encoding glyoxalase; the protein is MPDKTDLREQLSIPVSGDTSDTQAFQSKTLRPILKLQNEIYHMLFQNYAVSKISDFNSLTTEKKLSFIDQSLRKDHALRNIFIGMTVGMLTAEEMKTYIPDKNIFNKRIITMITERLKSQMEK
- a CDS encoding patatin-like phospholipase family protein, giving the protein MKPEILKKILEENVLSRESKEKLAAMHDRISAKEFSDLLDAEGNQYVEFVQEGGGVWGSALVGYLYGLEIFGIRFLKVAGTSAGAINTILIAACKSKEDAKSETIKDILFNWNFADFMDGKPYVRSTIHAMLNNKNFLKINSYLAIGILLFFGVLAFVYPTEKIWQTKILFSIPMLLVIVGVLFFAKFYSDLRKRNSGLNPGNTFLATMKEALDIFGIKTVANLNEKFVKTGKDLNLNYRYGNEMQYYNKALESIEEIRINNLEHIDKIRYKIFYDSTVNNEYYKKDPFYLLKSEYIVITTDINAKIKVELPTMANLYWSEEELKHISPAEFVRASMSVPFFFEPMQKAINKNDDSVKYAWKFWMNTLPENINPAGVFIDGGSISNFPIDLFHATDIFYPRMPLFGVQLTSDSDLLSEKGKTASQVLKSPLSYAGNIISTLKGFNDKTFLTKHTFYHLFSIQTVNCGSSSWLNFFMKRDEKEELFNRGFQAALDFLNNFEWDQYKCERMMLSMKEKKILKEEDTKTVG
- a CDS encoding magnesium transporter CorA family protein is translated as MPIETIYRDSQCEWVDVEAPSAEDLKFLHERYEINNLLLEDTLDPNHLPKYEEDGDVKFFLLRESTELERKNLNTISDISTKIGIFLLGRTIITVHRMKTKSLSETKKQLSSLTSEVTADHIALNIALLIMKSFDDESVSLFETMDNIESEIFLKNTNHTNQIKRLYKLKRKSGLNSRVLTISTDAIDKFRLLNLQDSEIYDLKDKHKDVVADFEHLNIQITNLISMFLALSDQKANQVMKVLAIYSVYFLPITFIAGVYGMNFDNMPELHTKYGYFFTLGLMALVVICTFIYARRKQW
- a CDS encoding 3-oxoacyl-ACP synthase III family protein produces the protein MIKSTIKGIGFHVPDNIVTNDDLAQLMTTNDEWITERTGIKERRHRKNRNDSQETTAYLGFKASEKAISNAGLTSKDIDYIIFATLSPDYYFPGCGVLLQDMLGCDTIGALDVRNQCSGFVYAMSVANAFIKAGNYKNILVVGAEIHSFGLDFTDEGRGVSVIFGDGAGAIVLSATEDENAGDILAVNMHSEGKFADELCTQFPGSKYGWSDRMRREPEHVTNKEVYPIMNGNFVFKHAVTRFPETMQEALDKAGKTIEDLDMFIPHQANLRIAQFVQQKFGLPDEKIHNNIQKYGNTTAASIPIALSEAIEEGKIKRGDLVLLSAFGSGFTWGSVLFEY